Genomic segment of Sebastes umbrosus isolate fSebUmb1 chromosome 19, fSebUmb1.pri, whole genome shotgun sequence:
GCAATGCACGGGAACAGTaaatcaaatataatatttataatataaatataatatatacattagcaaagtgtgcaagttacaatgttttgattttaaatagaaaaaataattgaggtagtaaatgtgcaaatgtagatgtgcaaaattcaacatgtgcaagatTATTGTAGGAGCAAAAACAGAAAGGAGTATGGTTCAGACAGAAACTATAAAGCTGAGAGTCTTGTGagatttattataaaaaaagaacacatttaaaatctGCATATTTGAAAAGTCTCATGTGTTTTAAAGACCAATTAACACAACAACCGCATATGCCCAATAACAGCTAGTTCTTATTTATTCAACAGAAAATATCTTTAAAGCGCTTACATctctaaaacaaataaatacaaaataaggtTTGGAGAGGCTCACATGCAAGGTTTTCTAAGTCAAATGGAGGCTCCAAATAAAATCTTAttaagaatatattttttttaaataatatgatATACAGGATTCAGGATCTTTTCCACTGGCTTGCTACGTTTTATCCATGTGCTGTTATGAAGGGTCTGCTTCTCCTGTGGCAGATTCTTATTTGGTCACACCTATTGAGGCCATTTTTGTATCAGAGCAAGTGATGGAAGTACAGACTGAAGTGGATAATGACTATCATTACGGTTGGCActgtattcattattattattaaatgaaaCAACCATGACAAGTCACATATAAAGCAAACACACAGGTTTCCTGTTCCTCATGTCTGCTTGTGTTTTGTCCCTTGAGCTGTCGTGTCAAAGATGGGTGTGCCGAGATAAAAAGCAAGTTTGGCTTCTCACATCAGATGTGTGTCCATGTCCTCATCTGGCTCAGGAAACACTTATCTGCTTAGGTCTACATCACTGCAATACATTTCATTACAACAGTACAGCACCTGTCAGTTCATGCTCGTAAAAACTGTTTATTAAAGTTCATGGTATCTTTTATAAATTCTAGCTCTCAGAATTTCTTTCAGAAGGAAACactaaacaacacacacaaaacaatgttttttttttccatcatggcAGTATTCACAAGCCCCCTGCTACATGACGACACCAACAACCACCTTCAGATTCTGTACGTATGTAGAAATGTCATTATACTCTGTCCAAGGGCTGAGCAgtgtggagaaaatcaaatatcacaatatttttgaccaaattgtGACGATATTTCAGGGTTGACTATTGATGCtttcactaaatatttacaaaatgagATTTTTgttaatcatcagtaatgtgtaGGGCTGAACGGTTTTGAAAAACTATCTGATTGCAATTAATTTGACGATTTTCGATATGATTttcaatattaaagggactatttgtaactatttgtacagagatttacgttgtcttctcattaccgaccgggtgccggtgtctcctctgctctctccggctgcgggcgttgagagcagggagacacgctggagagccccgctgcctcagcctgcacttaggcaggaaaagccaacactaggatcagatctaaatcatgttcatggagagaccttcgtctggtcagctaacattactgccaagcagctgaaatatagagtgatattgtggttttagctgacttgtgtcgcctcactgttttgagtgatgctcgttcaggtatattgagagcgagcaagcgcgagcccgacgctgactttcgtggatttcacggccacaggtgtcgctgttaagaagcatctctgaaagttacaaatagtccctttaaaggaaatgataatttttacatcattattctcattttcattgaaaaacatattaaataataaGGTTGGGATTTTTGCAGgtatctgtaccaaacaaagatgttttcttaagtctgtagaatatgatgtgtaggccaggacatctctgcagcacgacaatatgtaatttaaaatggtattttgacacacatttcacctttaacaaatattgtgccttctgcgatttgaaaatttcAATAGGCCATATTACAATTTCGATAAAATtctgattaattgtgcagccctataatgtggatataatgtctaagtgggtaaaggcaaatagtAGAAcggctagaacagtctggtaagttcagaaaatcatatcactttactgtaatgcagcctttaaaaccaggaaaacacTTGTGCCATATTAAGATATCCAACAttttatatcacaatattgCCCAGCTCTATGCCATATCTTATTTTTATCAGTGTGGCTGAAAATGAATTAATGTTCCATTGCAGTAAACTTTTACCACTTCAGCCCATTAGAGGTCAGTATTTGCTCTAACTCATTGACCTTACAACAAGCTGATTCCAACATCTGTCCAATACGAACTTCATTCATACAGTATTGCAAAACAATGTTTTGATGTCTTCTCATTGCCAGGCTGTGATATCCAACACTGTATGTTAGTACTCCATAGCATGTTTCATCGGTAGAGTcgacattaaagaggacctattatgcttttcccctttcctttagtgtgttatgaagttttttgtgcatgtaaaaggtctaaaaagtgacaaagtccacaccaaaggaaGATACtatcccccacagaaacactgctcctgagctgcctgaaacgcctcggcTGAAGGCCTGCCTTTTTGTCCTGTAACGTGATAATGTCACCAAGCAACGCACTTttcctagcggctagtttggcacaccctcaaacaaagttatTTAGAGTGGAGTCCGGAAAGTTaagttcagttgaccaatcacaacagaaagggccagctgaccaatcagagtagaCGGAGTTTTTTGAGAgtgtgaaaagaggtgctgcagccggtatgagaataataaagcatttttcgaacattaatgcatgtaaacatgttctagtaaccAAAATACgtgtatgcacctgaaaataagcataataggtcctatTTAATTTGATTATCTGGTACACCAATGTCCTTCAGCCTCTGAGTACATCATAAAACCTCGACCAAGACAGTGACTTTATATTTTTGAACTTTTATTTCTTCGCCATGAACTTCCAAAATCAAAAAACAAATGatcaaaaatacaatataaactTCTGAAAATCAATacactgaatatttttttttattttcttacacaTGGCAAAAAACACTGAGCAAAGACAAAGTCCGGATGGCTAGTGACTCTGCTTAGTCCTCTTTGCTTTTCTAGATCGCAGAATATGGTGTTTCACAAACGTTGAGCCTCTCCCCTCTATATTCCCCGATCATATACAGTTCACTAGTTAGGCATTTGCCAAAAAACGTACAGTACAAAGTGCCCAATAACAAGTACTGGAGCTAACAATTGTGTTGAAGCTTTCAACCAAGCATGACTGCAATCCACCACTTTGTACATAATGTACACGTTCCCCCCCTGATTCGACTCCAAACAAACAAGAGTCAGTTGAGATTGAAGGTGTACAGATGTGTTGAAAGGCTAGGgtgtcagagaaaaaaaagaagaagaggggagaTGAAACCCGGAGAGTCAAATCAGTGCCCAAGTTCGATATGGTGAGTAAGTCTCAGACACTCCAAGATCCAACGGCAGAAAAAGACCAGCATCCATgggggggaggggtgggggaCAAACTACTGCACTCGATCCAATTCGCTGGTTTTATTCAGAAAATATGAATGTTAATCTATTATAACTCATGGCATAACAcccataaaatacaataaattatgTCATTCCTTCTGCACACAGAACAAAGAAATCCATATATCCCACATTAGCTGTTTACCTTGCACTTTGAAATACATGGGCCTTTTTTATTCTTGTTGTCATGGAAAAAGAGGACATACAAGAAGGGTTTAGAAAAAATCTGCATATGTtgaactaaaaaacaaaaacagcagctgggaggaaaatagaaaaattGTCCATAGATGGGAGAGGTGGTGTCTGTGGATTTggcgaaataaaaaacaagctagaaaaaaaacaactgtgtaCCCTGGTGGGGGGGGGAACTGCAGGAGAGGGAGGGCCTTTGTGTCCCGGTTGGTGGGGTGAAGTTAGTGGTGCTGTGCAATCCTCTTATCTTAACCCCACTTTGCCTAccactctttcttcttctcatccATGGACACGCCACCAGGTCCAAGTGCCACCACCAACAGCAGACCGCCGATGACCGAGGTGGTCTGGAAGAAGTCGTACTTGAGGAAGTCGTGCATGGGCTTGTAGGCGGGGACGGACCAGAAGGCGTTGAAGTAGACGTTGATGGCCAGGAGCCACACGACGAGGGTCAACGCCGCCAGCTTGGTTTTGAAGCCGATGGCCACCAGGATGATGAGCGCAGTCCCAACCATGTTCTGCAGGATCTGTGGAAGAGTGTTAATGTAGGTGGGTGAAGATTTTCACTTTACAGTAGGTGATCATCACTTCACACAGGGGTGCTACTGACAAATTTCAAGTCTGCAAATTAATTTGCAGACACTTGTTGTACTAAAATGAATAGAACTCCAAAGCTGAAATGTTGTGGTACACTTTGGAAAATGCATGGCAGTGATTTTAGTATATTTGATTTAGAGATGGGAACGATCAGATCCAATATCGGGTTCTGATATGATGTAATTAATGTAACGGATATCGGACTGAGGTTACGGATCCATGTACCGAtccatataaatatgtaataatggtggagaatgtccctcctcctccgcaAAAAAGCTAGTTAGCAACGCTAGCGTCTTAAGCATGGCAGGTTGAGTGGCTGCTCCAAGCCCAGAACAGAAGGCAAACATGATAAACAACACATTActattgtttgtattttcacAGCAAAGGTCCTCTGGCTTTCAACCGGGCAAACACGGCCGGCCAGTCGTTTGTTTTATCACAGAGACGTCTTTCGGCTTGTTAAACAGGCAGTGAGAGCCACTCGCAGTGCTCTCAGTAAAGATTCATTCAAACACTcaactagtgtgtgtgtgtataaactaACACAACCTGCCATTTGTTTTATCACAGGGGTGGTCTTTCGGCTCTTTAACGGGCGGTGAAAGTCACTCGCAGTGCTCTCAATAAACCATTCATCATTTAGGCTACTTTTAGCAGGTATTAATAATCTAGCTTGTTGTATATGTTGATTTCTAACTCTGCATGGTAATCATAGCAACCTCTCCTCTCACCACTTCCTCTATTCAACATCCAACACAAAAAGACCTCTGGCCTCTCTTCTTATTACTTGATCAAAATTAATTTGAGTGGATAAAAACATCTGGTCAcacccaagcccccaggaagagtgccggtcgtcgatcccaactttcatagtggccaaacgctgtatccagttctcttaatacatccatggtcacaccacacactaaactttttacattttttttttttttacttatttgatAGTGTAGATATTTATTTCTCTACATAGTTCTTGCACTTTTATTTCAAATAGTCGCTTGTTTAAACCTTATGAAGGAGTTGCCATTGCACTCCTCTTTTAAATTCTTATTACTTTTGAATTAATGCATAGAAATCTACTAGTAGTTGAATTTCTGGGCACTTAATTTGTTCAAGtttttcaaaacattaaaaaggatTTGCTATAGCAATTTGCACCCCTACACCTGTTTTTATGTGAAACCCACttacatttcaaataaattgcttttgaatacatttcaatttaatgcaaaattgcaatgcaatgcaaattTTATGCAAAAAGAGCTCATATATTGGAATTATATCCGTATCAGCATATATCCAAATTCAGGTATCAGAttcagaaagcaaataagtgtatttcccaaaatgttgacttttttattGAAGTCTAAATCTAATTGCTTTAGATTATGTGGCTGTCCGTAAGTACGTGGTGGCGTAACATTGGTCTTAACTTAATGATGAAATATCCATCTGTGTTAAATGAAGGTTGTTGTTGGTACTCACAGAGAAGAAGTTGGAGTCGAAGTGCAGCAGAGTCATGAACATGAGCACTAGCAGTACTCGACCACCCAGCTGCATGTACTGCTTCGGCGAACTCTCTCCCATGGAGGGGACTCCAGCAAACATGCTCTTTCCTTCCGAACGAGACTCggccagcagcaggagcagacCACCTCCGAGGGCCAGGTTTctgggggaggagagaggatgaatATTTCAGACGAGCAGAAACATATCTTTCAGCATTAAGTTTACCCTGAACTTATACTAACAACCAACATCATATGAATTAAAATACACATATTGCAGAAACAGCAAAACTACAATGCAGCACTGTATTTAAGGGATTTCTCTGATGGCCGATGACTCATCTGTCTGCCTGTCGATGTTTAAATAAATCACAGGTCTTGCTCACGGTAATTGTTGGTGTCTGCTTGACAACTGAGAGGCTCTCTCATTTACTACCATACCAAATTAAAATGTCCACTGCTGCAGAAAAAACACTGCATGCTGTCAAATTAATCAAGCTAGTTGTAATCTATGATCATAAGCAGTGAAATTCAAAATTGAACAGCAAATTTTTCATTTAACTGCTTCAGACTTCTGCAAACTGCCTCACACCTTTTATAACACACATTTGTACGTATACTTGAATCAGACAACTGAAACAATGATTTGGTAATATAATGATTATGTTTGAGAGTCAATAAGCTGGTGCAACCGGATACAAATATTCCAATAAActtaaattaatttgtttacGGAGggttattgtgttttttcttaaacACAAACTAAATCCAAACAGAGTGACACTCACCTCATCAAAAATTTGAGGTCCCATAAAATGCTGTATGCAACAGTCTGGCGGAGAAAAAGACATTCCAGATCAGATACAAAGACATACAAAGATATTGCTTGTATACattaaaaatgatcattataaTGTGATAGTTCTGACCTGTAGCGCTATGATGCCAAATAGTCCAAAGCAGGCATACTGTACAAAATTTCTACTGAGGATGAGGACGCAACCACCTGTTAGGACACACACAACAAAGTGATGGTCATTATGGCTGCAACACAcgtattttccattttcttcttttacaaTGACAAATGCCAACATGAgctataaacatttttttttgttaaggcCACGTAGACAATTTAATTTGagtaaaacaacacatttcacttcaattttttttttgttgcagaaaAGTACAATAATTTATAGTTTCAGGCATATTAAGAGGGCAGTCACACTGTGTTGTGGGTACTGCTTTATTAGCCACAAGACTTTTTATAGCTGGTAACTGGTTGCTCTGTGTACTCAGCAGTAAATCAAAACGTGCCGGATAAAAATCAAACAGACAAAGGTCACAccgttttgtctgtttgttaaaCGCCCTGACGAAGACCTAGAGTGGtcaaaacatgttggctttttaaatgatttagccactatgataaatcatttttaatatttccttctCTTGTTGCCTTTTAGTCTAAGtttttggagtgcctggattgccttctTATTTATATGTTGCAATATTTTCATGATTCCATATCTAGTCCTTTATCTTTATCCCCACCACTCACAGTTGGCATCTTTCTCAGCTCAGCTGCCTGTTGCACCAGTACAGACTGACCTCAGGTGGCGCCTGCTGTGCACTACAACCCATCACCTCAACACAGCAACTATGTATCAGTTTAATAGAGAGAGgagtagggctgtcctgaataccagtTTTTGGTGAGTAATATTCAAAGGCATTCAAAGCTTCGCTTCGCAGTGCagtgcagcaggctgacatgttcttctgtctgtctgtctccatttccACCGTCTCAGTGCCTGGGACAGTGCTCTAcatacaacaaacagcgatatctgtctgagaataactaataataatgaatgttgaatatgaataatgaatgttatgggattattccttatttcatgggctatttggggatttatattttattattacatacttatataaacaaaaaagcTTTCGAATACTGattggaggttgaataccatggcaacggtggAAGCTTCGAAACATGCGGGTCAGCCCTAGAGAGGAGCGTCTGTATTTTTGAGGGACAATCATTCCTTCTGGATTTCTAAATACCCTGGTATACCGTAATACCTTGATAATACCTTCTCACATGACAAGAACGGAACCTGACATCTAGTTGACATTATCTTCCGTCTTCTGCTACATTTTGGATGATGCCTTCACCAGTGTGCAGTGTGCGAACTTCTGCTCTTACAAACCATCTGCTTCAAAGTTCAAGGAGTTCAGGGATACATTTTCGCATACACTGCAATATTTCACTGATTCGTGGAAGAGTGGGCTGCCTCTCGGCTTCCTTCAACAAGTCTTGTCAGTCTCCGCTGACCCCTCTAATCAGCGAGATAACCCAAAAGGGAAGTTCAATGTGTTTGTATCTCTTACACAACCTTCTGCAAACTGTAGACACAATTGGGCTGAAACGCACTGAGCACACTCAGGGTTTCCGCCAGTGAATTGTAAGCCTAAATTGACTGCCCACCGGGCCTAAGCATTGggtaattatgtatttttaagatgtttttgaatgtgttatacaagtagtgaactcctttaaggaataactcaggagtaggttgtgtgcttaacACTAGCGATTGTCGATGTAGAGgcgatagagagagacagacagagagagcgagggagggagcatgtgtgtgtgatggactgATGGCGAGtattaacgttatagctgtgaacgtagcagtgcgtATACAGTTTAGGCTGTCGGTCTCCTCGAGACACAAGCCCTGAATCATGaatcaaattaaacattttcagatTGACACAAATGATTTCCATATTCATAACGATGTCTACttcaaacacaaacagtttTAACTATTTTATCTTCTTTTGTTAGCAATTTGACTCACTCCTTATTGTTGTTAGCAGATTGTGCATCACACACCACCCAGTAAAGctacaaaaacatgttgtgttcTCCTGCTACAATAAAATCTGAGTTGACTCATCTCATGTCCGGATTGAAACCTGTCAAAGTGCGCTACCTCCCGCTCACTTACCCAGCTGTCCTATGAGGTTAAGCAGCACAAAGCACGTGGCCAGGAAGTAGCCACAGCTCCAGGTAGCCTCGATGTAGTCTCTCTGCTCATGCCACTGGAACCACATGCGGATGCCGTCTTCCAGGAAGGTGCTGATGAGACACAGACGCGCCAGGTGGGGCAGGTACTGTTTGGTTATCCGCAAGAACTGGACAACCGAGGGAAAGAAGAGGAGCAATGATTGACAAGAACAAGAATGGCTTGTGACTGCAAAGAACAGCAATCAAAGGATGTGGTTTCTGAGGCTTTCCCGAGAAACTGATAAACAACATTACTGGGTCACCAAGATGTAACACGTATAACTGAATTTGAACAAGTCTTTGGTTAATCCCCTAAAGACTCCCaataatattctttttttaaatacactcttttattgttttcatagAAATGAGAAGACAATACATAACAATCCCCTCCCATTACCCTGGCAACTGAATTAGACActgtcacaacaacaaaaaatactcACACACCTAAGGCAAAACTAAAGCCTCCCAATAGTAATCTGACCCGCTACTCTTTGAACAGTAGGAGGAAGAGTACGCTATCTGAAGCTATGGCAGACGCATGCTACCTGTGGAGcaagtttttttacttttctttagtaagtgttcattttgtacttaacaatgagaaaatactctattactttattattatattattacttttcatttgttaagtatttaattcgcacaggagtatacaaaaatatgctTCACCATGTGGTTGatccagaaaacatgctatatcgtgatatatatcgttatcgagatatgaaatgacctatatctgGATATAAGATTTTGGTCATGTACTGATTATTTATACTATCAGTACAACAACTATAGTAACTTTTCTCTATAAAATATTTAAGAAtcacaaaagagaaaaagagctCATACTGTAGATGATGTTATACCCCTCCAGATTActcattagagctgcaacgattaatcgattatttgtcaacgattaaattaatcaccaactattttgataattaatcgGTTTCtctgacagtaaattgaatatctttatgttgaggacaaaacaagacatttgaggacgtcatcttggactttgggaaaaactgatcaacatttttcaccattttctgac
This window contains:
- the surf4 gene encoding surfeit locus protein 4, yielding MGQEDLMNTAEDVADQFLRITKQYLPHLARLCLISTFLEDGIRMWFQWHEQRDYIEATWSCGYFLATCFVLLNLIGQLGGCVLILSRNFVQYACFGLFGIIALQTVAYSILWDLKFLMRNLALGGGLLLLLAESRSEGKSMFAGVPSMGESSPKQYMQLGGRVLLVLMFMTLLHFDSNFFSILQNMVGTALIILVAIGFKTKLAALTLVVWLLAINVYFNAFWSVPAYKPMHDFLKYDFFQTTSVIGGLLLVVALGPGGVSMDEKKKEW